A region from the Mya arenaria isolate MELC-2E11 chromosome 2, ASM2691426v1 genome encodes:
- the LOC128204928 gene encoding uncharacterized protein LOC128204928 has product MNISQRMFNCFRCMNYSQLKRIFVVIILLVFVSESIYWNIIVRHKYRNFNTETACVIPKLDPFDPSIMSYIWKPSQIVCDTRPQILHTDDYGKVHWNKSALKRAGLRSTDVWCSYTPIHLLNDMTIRLGSPVKFSPPTNLSVEFTHIVCRNNKNTEVFEKLFSVINKENPSVKRGMVRASSPSKLSVVMLGIDSVSRSAAIRKLPKTLTYLREELHSYDFRGLMKVAENTYPNLVAQQVAPSGRGDACINQPCDGLPFIWKDFSASGYATMFAEDWAYEATFTKHRPGFRSSPTDHYMRNFWLALDEQESVGIFKNVLYALEFSKLKAQGSETARRYCYKDALRYRYILDYLKQFMSAYTSQRRYAFTFANSIAHQVDSFLSIADDGYYDILKWLKTNGHLNNTVVMFFSDHGSRLERIRNTLVGRVEDRMPLLHLILPDHIKQKYPLVDKVLKQNQERLISHNDVYQTLSDILQGTFKSRKLSKPAQGGISLFTEIPKDRSCAQAGIPENFCACDAVRPLNLTQHIDIATKLQTKMIREINEYTSGYPKCLKFENYKLLAVRAISRGVQYTHSSIKWFATLFKMFTPVNDITERYEVALKTVPGCGIFEATYEVAQNDEAVRMGDIVRINRYGGQAHCMPYSHLKIFCLCDDQNRTNSCSKI; this is encoded by the exons ATGAACATTTCTCAAAGGATGTTTAATTGTTTCAGATGTATGAACTATTCACAGTTGAAACGAATATTTGTTGTTATAATTCTTTTAGTATTCGTCTCTGAATCCATTTATTGGAATATTATAGTTAGACATAAGTATCGCAATTTCAACACTGAGACCGCGTGTGTGATCCCTAAGCTCGATCCTTTCGATCCGTCAATCATGTCGTACATCTGGAAGCCCTCACAGATCGTCTGCGACACGCGGCCACAAATACTGCATACAGACGACTATGGCAAAGTGCACTGGAACAAGAGTGCTTTGAAACGGGCGGGCCTCAGGAGCACGGACGTCTGGTGTTCGTACACGCCCATTCATTTACTTAACGACATGACAATTCGGCTTGGAAGTCCAGTGAAATTTTCTCCACCTACAAATCTATCTGTGGAATTCACACATATAGTGTGTAGGAATAACAAAAACACAGAGGTTTTTGAAAAGctgttttctgttataaataagGAGAACCCGAGCGTAAAGCGCGGCATGGTGCGTGCCTCTAGTCCGTCCAAGTTAAGCGTGGTGATGCTGGGGATCGACTCCGTCTCCCGCTCCGCCGCCATTCGGAAGTTACCTAAAACACTCACATACCTGAGAGAGGAACTGCACTCGTACGACTTCCGGGGATTAATGAAG GTCGCAGAGAACACCTATCCAAACCTGGTTGCCCAGCAGGTGGCGCCAAGCGGGCGTGGTGATGCGTGCATCAATCAGCCATGTGACGGTCTCCCGTTCATCTGGAAGGATTTCTCAGCCAGCGGGTACGCCACGATGTTTGCCGAAGACTGGGCCTATGAGGCTACGTTCACAAAACACAGGCCAGGCTTCAGGTCCTCACCCACGGACCACTACATGCGCAATTTCTGGCTTGCCTTGGACGAGCAGGAGAGCGTTGGCATTTTCAAGAACGTTCTCTACGCGCTAGAGTTCTCAAAACTGAAGGCACAGGGCTCCGAAACTGCCCGGCGGTATTGCTACAAGGATGCCCTCAGGTACCGGTACATCCTTGACTATTTGAAACAGTTTATGAGCGCCTACACAAGCCAGAGAAGGTATGCGTTTACTTTTGCCAACTCAATTGCCCATCAGGTGGACAGCTTTTTAAGCATAGCAGATGATGGTTATTATGACATTCTTAAATGGCTCAAAACAAACGGGCATTTGAACAATACTGTGGTTATGTTTTTCTCCGACCATGGTTCACGTCTGGAGCGAATTCGAAACACGCTTGTTGGCAGAGTAGAAGACAGGATGCCACTTCTCCACTTGATTCTACCGGAccacataaaacaaaaatacccgCTTGTAGATAAAGTTCTGAAGCAAAATCAGGAAAGGCTTATTTCTCATAATGATGTCTACCAAACTCTGAGTGATATTTTACAAGGAACATTCAAGTCACGTAAGCTCAGCAAACCAGCCCAGGGCGGGATAAGTCTCTTCACCGAGATCCCGAAAGACCGGTCTTGTGCGCAGGCAGGCATTCCGGAAAACTTTTGTGCGTGTGACGCTGTCAGACCGCTAAATTTGACTCAGCACATAGATATTGCGACAaaacttcaaacaaaaatgatacGCGAAATAAATGAGTACACATCAGGGTATCCGAAGTGTTTAAAATTCGAGAACTATAAATTGCTTGCAGTTAGAGCAATATCGAGAGGGGTACAATATACTCATTCCTCTATAAAGTGGTTTGCCACGTTGTTCAAGATGTTCACGCCGGTGAACGACATCACCGAACGGTACGAGGTGGCGCTGAAGACGGTGCCCGGATGTGGAATTTTTGAGGCCACCTACGAGGTCGCACAGAATGACGAAGCAGTACGCATGGGAGACATTGTCCGCATTAACCGTTACGGCGGGCAGGCGCACTGCATGCCATACTCACACCTAAAGATATTCTGCCTCTGTgatgatcaaaacagaacaaactcgtgttcaaaaatttga